The stretch of DNA CGCATTGTCGCTGGACCTTACTATGTAGTCGCCGGTGACGACTTCATTTTGCAGCATAATGACTTGCTTCAATCCGTCTTCCAAATCCTCAACCTTCAGCAACTGACTTGTAACCGTACTTGCGTCTTCATCAGCTATCGTGAAAATCGCGTGACTCAGTTCACTATCGATAGAAACACGGTCGCTCTTAATCTTATAAATTACTGCTGTCACATCGGATTCTGGATACAGAAAGACGCCTGGCTCGTAAAACTCGATCTTGTCTTCTTTAAATTGTTTCTCCAACTTTTTCTTATCAGTTTTTACTAGCTTTTCAGCCGCTTTGATCTCCTTTTCATCCGTGACTTGCTCGAATGTTCCAGCATCGATCGTAGTCGAATTGGCATTGGTATTGGCAGAAAGCGACATGAAGATCAAACAGAAGATTGAAAAGCTTTTCAGAAACATTCTCATGCGTATTACCTCCCAAAGTTATTCAGTTCTTTAAGCAATAGGGCAGAAGAGTCATGTGACTGACCTAATAAAGACGAGATTTAAAGAATATAAGACAAAACCTCCTTTATTGAGCTCTTTGATAAGGGGATAAAGAAGTATAGGTTATAATCACCATACAATCCAATATTATCATATATATGTAAATTAATTAGATATTTCCCTTTTTAAGGGGTTCCGTCAGGAAAATGTGGATTTAAAACGATAAGGTGAATTATCCTAATGCGAGATATGTATATTAGACATCCAAATCCCATGATGCCTAATAAAGCAATTCATTATCAATAGCGTAAACCCTAATGGTACAAGGCTTTTTCTTTTAACGTTGTAAATTGTCAAAATCCTGACGCTACCCCAAATAACAGGAAAAGACCAAAAAGAATTAGATGATTTGTTAAATAAAAAGTATGAAGGCAAAGGTTTTCATTTTAGTGTAGAAGATATTGATGAAGAGACACTTTCTTCTCTCCAAGTAGGACGAAAAGTTAAAGTTACTTTTGACAAATACGGGCACTCTGCGCCGATGGCTGCGCATGCTACTAAGATAGAAGTTATAGAAGAGTAATAAGCTTAAATTTTTAAATCCGTATTTTGGGGACACTTCCCTTTGTAGATATGACCATATAAACTGTATGCATTCTAATTACATCAAATTTTTACAATAAGCACACCAGAAAAACCAGGATTCTTTTTTAAAAGAAGAATCCTGGTCAGGCTGTCGAGACTTTCTCGACAGCTTCTATTACTCTATTTGAAGAGAAGGTTTCTGGAACAACAAAAGATCGTGAGCAACTTCAAAATATGTTAGAGGATTTACAGGAAGGTGACATTATTTATGTTACAGACTTAACTAGGATTACTCGTAATACGCAGGATTTATTTGAATTGATTGATTTAATACGAAGTAAAAAGGCAAGCTTAAAATCACTCAAGGATACATGGCTAGATTTATCAGAAGATAATCCATACAGCCAATTCTTAATTACAGTAATGGCTGGTGTTAACCAACTAGAGAGAGAGCTTATCCGTATGCGTCAACGTGAAGGGATTGAGCTGGCTAAGAAAGAAGGAAAGTTTAAAGGTCGGTTAAAGAAATATCATAAAAATCACGCAGGAATGAATTATGCTGTAAAGCTATATAAGGAAGGCGGTATGACTGTAAATCAAATATGTGAAATTACAGATTTTCCGAACAAGAAAGCCCACACAGGTCGCAGACCGTCTTTAGACGTGGGATGATAGTGAGGTCAAATACGGAGTACCGCATTTAACCGTAAGGTTTTGCGGTACTTCAAGTATTGGAAAACTCCACTATATTTATTTTTATATATTTGTTGTCGTTTATAGTGAAAACTGATAAAAATATAAGTATGGAAGATTATAGAAGAACTACTACAACCGTATCATTCATTAACTATCATTTTGTGTTTTGTCCTCGGTACAGAAGAAAAATATGGGTATTCGGATTTTATGGTGGAAAAGGGCTTATATTCCACCCTTCTCCAATTTCTTAATTAGTGTGGAAAAATCAACACCATAGTTGTCTGTTATGTTGTGGTCTGTCACTTCATACCAATTGAGAGTTTCGTATAATATAGCTTTGCTGAACGCACTCGAATTAAAACGTGGCTTACGTCTCTTATGTAGTTTTTCATTAAAAAGTATTTTGGCTCGTAAGGCTTCAAAGGAGTAACCTCTACCCATTCGTTCTACTTGCCTAATAATACTATTAATGGACTCTGTATAAGCGTTAGTGAGCCTTTTATCGAAGTAGTTGAAGATTTCATCCTGCCAGTTGTCTACAGCTCTAACAAGGTCTTTATATGCGTCTTTAGAGTTACTGGATAAACAACGTTGTCTCCAATATCTATAACGATCCATCCCCTCGTCAGAATCATCTGTATCCCATATCATGTAGAACTCTTCTTTAATTTCATAGGCTTCTTTTAGGTCAGAGCTATTACTTAACCAAGTATCTAAAAGAAATGAGTCTCTTTCATTCAAGTCATGCTTTCGTTTAAGAAGGATATACCTTTCACGCATAAGGGTACGCCTTTCTTTGGCTGTCATATTGGCTCTGAGAGACTTCCTAACATTATCTAATGCTTGATTAGCCATTCGGACTACATGAAACTTATCTACAACTACTTTAGCGTGTGGCAAAACAGTATTTACTGCATCTTTGTAAGGCTTCCACATATCCATTGTGACGTATTCAATGTAATGCCTATCACCAATCTCTGAAAGCCTTTGTATAACAGTATTCTTATTACGATTAGGCTTAATATCAAAGATGGTTTTACGTTCAACATTAGTCAATACAAGACGAGGTTTACGGATAATATGTATTTCATCTATTCCAAGCCATTTAGGAGTCTCAAATTGGTATTCTTGTTCTTTAAATGCTACATAGTCCTTAAAGACGTTTCTTACGGTCTTTTCGTCTACACCGACGCTTTCAGCGACATCCACAAAGGTCTTGGACATAGACTGCTCTTCAATGGACTTTAACAACCTTTTAGTCATGCTACGTTTTTCGTCAATAGAAATAAGACGTTCCCAAAAGGTAGAACCACATTCACGACATTTATAACGTCTACGCTTTAGTTGTAAGCCCACTCGCTTCAAACGAATGGGCAAGTCCATAATTAGTTGCTTTCGTGAGTCATGCCTATACAACTTATCAAAACCACATTCAGGACAACGTTCAGGCGGTTCGATTGCTTCCACTTTAAACATCATATCGCTTTCATTTTCTTGTGGTGGTTCTGTTGTTTTAAGATCTGGTAGTAATAATAAGTCTGACATACTGTTCATCCTTTACTACTCGTAGTGTTACGATATTAATTATCTTTCATTGAATATCCTACGTAAAAAAGGTTATCCCATTGATGCAGGGATAACCTTTTCATTATTCATTTATGCAGTAGCACAGCTACAATCTTTGCACTCACAGACTTCATCAGTACAGTTATCTACACATTCTTGACTGCAATAAACTTTTCCTTCTACTTCTACTTTGTTTTCACCAAGAAGACAATTACAGCTTGGTCTCGCACATTTTTCCATACCAAACTCCTCCTTATTATTTTGGTAAATCCTCGGTTAAACACCAACCTTGGTCTAAAAGACTAACGACACAATTATCAACAATTCGGTACCGAATAAAATTGCCTTCACGATTATTGCGAACGATGCCTTTATCGACCAATCGTTGAAGTTGGTTGGAAATGGCTTGAGGTTTCATTTCAAGCTGTTCTGCTACCTCACTAACAGATAAATTTGGTGTTCGAATTAAAGTGTGCAATATTCTGAGTCGAGTCCCATTAGAAAGTATTTTAAAGGTCTCACTTAAACCCTCAG from Bacillus xiapuensis encodes:
- a CDS encoding ArsR/SmtB family transcription factor, translating into MAENWCTPKPKLTERPLLDTDNAEGLSETFKILSNGTRLRILHTLIRTPNLSVSEVAEQLEMKPQAISNQLQRLVDKGIVRNNREGNFIRYRIVDNCVVSLLDQGWCLTEDLPK
- a CDS encoding DUF3221 domain-containing protein codes for the protein MTLPQITGKDQKELDDLLNKKYEGKGFHFSVEDIDEETLSSLQVGRKVKVTFDKYGHSAPMAAHATKIEVIEE
- a CDS encoding ISL3 family transposase — protein: MSDLLLLPDLKTTEPPQENESDMMFKVEAIEPPERCPECGFDKLYRHDSRKQLIMDLPIRLKRVGLQLKRRRYKCRECGSTFWERLISIDEKRSMTKRLLKSIEEQSMSKTFVDVAESVGVDEKTVRNVFKDYVAFKEQEYQFETPKWLGIDEIHIIRKPRLVLTNVERKTIFDIKPNRNKNTVIQRLSEIGDRHYIEYVTMDMWKPYKDAVNTVLPHAKVVVDKFHVVRMANQALDNVRKSLRANMTAKERRTLMRERYILLKRKHDLNERDSFLLDTWLSNSSDLKEAYEIKEEFYMIWDTDDSDEGMDRYRYWRQRCLSSNSKDAYKDLVRAVDNWQDEIFNYFDKRLTNAYTESINSIIRQVERMGRGYSFEALRAKILFNEKLHKRRKPRFNSSAFSKAILYETLNWYEVTDHNITDNYGVDFSTLIKKLEKGGI